In the genome of Polaribacter atrinae, one region contains:
- a CDS encoding ATP-dependent Clp protease adaptor ClpS: MSTKEKIQEEVDVLEKEVFQHEIVLHNDDVNTFDHVIDSLVNVCDHSFEQAEQCATLVHYKGKCTVKSGELKDLEPRCSKLLQLGLSAELV; encoded by the coding sequence ATGAGTACAAAAGAAAAAATACAAGAAGAAGTTGATGTCTTAGAGAAAGAAGTTTTTCAGCATGAAATCGTATTACATAATGATGATGTAAACACTTTTGATCATGTAATTGATTCTTTAGTTAATGTTTGCGACCATTCTTTTGAACAAGCAGAGCAGTGTGCAACTTTAGTTCATTATAAAGGGAAATGTACCGTTAAATCTGGAGAACTTAAAGATTTAGAACCAAGATGCTCTAAATTATTACAATTAGGTTTATCAGCAGAATTAGTTTAA
- a CDS encoding DUF4197 domain-containing protein, with protein sequence MIKRILILVVALQFVGCAELQKVANQITQTTGLSEEQIGNGLREALDNGIKNQVSKLTATDGFYKNDLVKIMLPAELQAVDNGLRKIGLGNLADEGIKALNRAAEDAVKTATPIFVDAVKEMTFADAKNILLGDQNAATSYLQGKTTDNLTASFSPVIENSFSKVGADKVWSNLINKYNSIPFVNKVDPDLTQYVTNEALKGVFTMIEVEEKGIREKAGLRTSALLKQVFALQD encoded by the coding sequence ATGATAAAAAGAATTTTAATTTTAGTGGTTGCACTTCAATTTGTAGGATGTGCAGAATTACAAAAAGTAGCAAACCAAATAACTCAAACTACTGGTTTAAGTGAAGAGCAAATAGGTAATGGTTTGCGTGAAGCTTTAGATAATGGTATAAAAAACCAGGTTTCTAAACTGACTGCTACAGATGGGTTTTATAAAAATGATTTGGTTAAAATTATGTTGCCTGCAGAATTACAAGCTGTAGACAATGGTTTACGTAAAATTGGTTTAGGTAACTTAGCCGATGAGGGAATTAAAGCTTTAAATAGAGCTGCAGAAGATGCGGTAAAAACAGCAACACCAATTTTTGTAGATGCAGTAAAAGAAATGACGTTTGCAGATGCAAAGAATATTCTTTTAGGAGATCAAAATGCAGCAACCTCTTACTTACAAGGTAAAACTACAGATAATTTAACAGCAAGTTTTAGCCCAGTAATTGAAAATTCTTTTTCTAAAGTAGGAGCAGATAAAGTTTGGAGTAACTTAATTAATAAGTATAATTCTATTCCTTTTGTGAATAAAGTAGATCCAGATTTAACTCAATATGTAACTAACGAAGCTTTAAAAGGTGTTTTTACAATGATTGAAGTAGAGGAAAAAGGAATTAGAGAAAAAGCAGGTTTAAGAACTTCTGCTTTGTTAAAACAAGTATTTGCATTGCAAGACTAA
- the pyrF gene encoding orotidine-5'-phosphate decarboxylase: MTTQELIAQIKKKNSFLCIGLDVDLNKIPSHLLKEEDPIFAFNKAIIDATHHLCVAYKPNTAFYEAYGIKGWQSLEKTIQYLNSNYPEIYTIADAKRGDIGNTSTMYAKAFFEDLAFDSVTVAPYMGKDSVEPFLAFKNKHTIMLALTSNEGAFDFQTKEVNGRELYKEVLETSKGWKNSENLMYVVGATKAEYFKEIRKIVPNSFLLVPGVGAQGGNLQDVCKYGLSENIGLLINSSRGIIYASKNEDFASKAATKAAELQQEMTAILNQ; encoded by the coding sequence ATGACAACACAAGAACTTATTGCACAAATTAAAAAGAAAAATTCATTTTTATGCATCGGATTAGATGTGGATTTAAACAAAATTCCATCGCATCTTTTAAAAGAAGAAGATCCTATTTTTGCATTTAACAAAGCAATTATTGATGCTACACATCATTTATGTGTTGCTTATAAACCTAATACGGCTTTTTACGAAGCATATGGTATTAAAGGTTGGCAATCTCTAGAAAAAACCATTCAGTATTTAAATAGTAATTACCCAGAAATTTACACCATTGCAGATGCAAAACGTGGCGATATTGGCAACACCTCAACCATGTATGCAAAAGCTTTCTTTGAAGATTTAGCCTTCGATTCGGTTACTGTTGCGCCTTATATGGGTAAAGATTCTGTAGAGCCATTTTTAGCTTTTAAAAACAAACATACTATTATGTTGGCGTTGACTTCTAATGAAGGTGCTTTCGATTTTCAAACAAAAGAAGTAAACGGCAGAGAATTATATAAAGAGGTTTTAGAAACTTCTAAAGGATGGAAAAACTCAGAGAATTTAATGTATGTTGTTGGTGCTACAAAAGCAGAATACTTTAAAGAAATTAGAAAAATTGTTCCGAATTCTTTTTTATTAGTTCCGGGTGTTGGTGCACAAGGTGGTAATTTACAAGATGTTTGTAAATATGGTTTATCAGAAAATATTGGTTTACTAATCAATTCGTCTAGAGGAATTATTTACGCTTCTAAAAACGAAGATTTTGCATCTAAAGCAGCTACAAAAGCAGCAGAGTTACAACAAGAAATGACAGCTATTTTAAATCAATAA
- a CDS encoding DUF5522 domain-containing protein has protein sequence MYNKRVELEEGDFYVNEQGYKVFTEKFHLKRGHCCKSGCKHCPYGYDKKTDSFK, from the coding sequence GTGTATAATAAAAGAGTAGAGTTAGAAGAAGGTGATTTTTATGTAAATGAACAAGGTTATAAGGTCTTTACAGAAAAGTTTCATCTAAAAAGAGGTCATTGTTGTAAAAGCGGTTGTAAACATTGTCCTTATGGATATGATAAAAAAACAGATTCTTTTAAATAA
- the tpiA gene encoding triose-phosphate isomerase, with the protein MRTKIVAGNWKMNNDKKESKKLIKDLKKAIKKEKLKNTRVIVAPTFVNLSASLKAANDSAIEVVAQNMHQAKNGAYTGEISADMLKAIGIKTVILGHSERRTYFNETDESLAAKVDAILENDLETIFCFGELLEDRKSENHFAVVESQISNALFHLEAGAWKSIILAYEPVWAIGTGETASAEQAQEMHAFIRSIVAKKYNQEVADAVSILYGGSVKPANAEEIFSKPDVDGGLIGGAALNVDDFTGIIKAI; encoded by the coding sequence ATGAGAACAAAAATAGTAGCAGGTAACTGGAAAATGAATAATGATAAGAAAGAAAGTAAAAAACTTATCAAAGATTTAAAAAAAGCAATTAAAAAAGAGAAATTAAAAAATACTCGTGTTATAGTTGCTCCTACTTTTGTAAACTTATCTGCTTCTTTAAAAGCAGCAAACGATTCTGCTATTGAAGTAGTTGCCCAGAATATGCACCAAGCTAAAAATGGCGCGTATACAGGAGAGATTTCTGCAGATATGTTAAAAGCAATCGGAATTAAAACGGTTATTTTAGGTCATTCTGAAAGAAGAACTTATTTTAATGAAACGGATGAATCTTTAGCAGCAAAAGTAGATGCTATTTTAGAAAATGATTTAGAAACTATTTTTTGTTTTGGAGAATTGTTAGAAGATAGAAAATCTGAAAACCATTTTGCAGTAGTAGAAAGCCAAATATCTAACGCATTGTTTCATTTAGAAGCAGGTGCTTGGAAAAGTATTATTTTAGCATACGAACCAGTTTGGGCTATTGGAACAGGAGAAACTGCAAGTGCAGAACAAGCACAAGAAATGCATGCTTTTATTAGAAGTATTGTAGCAAAAAAATACAATCAAGAAGTTGCTGATGCAGTATCTATCTTATACGGAGGAAGTGTAAAACCTGCAAATGCAGAAGAAATTTTTTCTAAACCAGATGTAGATGGTGGATTAATTGGTGGAGCTGCTTTAAACGTAGATGATTTTACAGGAATTATTAAAGCTATTTAA
- a CDS encoding SusC/RagA family TonB-linked outer membrane protein — protein MKKFLKVSLILFLGLIVQVTFAQKKTISGTVSDDSGSLPGVSVLIKGTSTGVETDFDGKYQITAQSGDVLVFSYLGYKSTQKKVGTSAVINVVLQEDSSVLEEVIVVAYGTTTKEAFTGSANVVGAKDLALRSVTSPIGAIEGKATGVQFVAASGQPGSSPSIVIRGVGTLNGSTTPLYIVDGIQFDGSLGSINQDDIASMTVLKDAASTSLYGSRAANGVVIITTKKGKKNRMTVSASTQYSVITRSVPNYDMVGAGSYYELMWEGYKNTIGGANPEIEASAKIFNQLGYNPFNVANDQIVGTDGKLNPNAELKYESLDWFDFLERTGSRKNHSVSVASGGENHSVFYSASYLKEEGYVIESDYERVTNRLNADFSPTDNITVGGSVYITSTNSHGPTSGGGSSTANPFSWANSLGPIYPVYQVDIDGKIVNDASGNPLYDLGEGYPDSNIQTRPYNPGRHGIAELILNEDEDKLNLYGFRNYLEIKLAEGLKAKVTYGRDIQDNIIKGYENETVGDGAPTGRYSEDRYRRVVENFNQVLSYNTSIKDVHNIDVTLGHESFDRNYSTLGGIANTQTATGIYEFDNFAAGDNVNGNSTDHRIEGYFARLNYDFDSKYYLSASVRRDGTSRFSKDARWGTFYSLGGSWRIDQEKFMDNVSFIDQLKLRASYGEIGNERVGSYYASQALYEIIPNAGAPGIIWSNTGNVELEWENQVSWDVALEFSMFNNVLDGSVEFYKKSSQDLLYELGIPLSEGLDVFPTNLGDLYNQGVEVSLTGHLLRTKDFNWDLSVQASTFKNEITKIDSPADNGTKRWEEGRSIYDYYIYHYAGVDSANGDALYYMFEDTDEGGRTAVLNADGTQATTNDYQEAGEAFTDTNSIPDLLGSISNSFRYKQFTLDFLFTFGIGGDILDSGYSSLMHPGTFGRALHVDAENAWRAPGDITDVPRLENGNPNQTIGSSTRFLTDASYVSLKNVNLGYSFDKDVAEKLGLSNLRISLSGENIFISTERTGLNPQYSLSGTSGGYDYSPSRTVTLGLNLAF, from the coding sequence ATGAAAAAATTTTTAAAGGTATCCCTCATACTGTTTTTGGGGTTGATTGTGCAAGTTACTTTTGCTCAAAAGAAAACTATTTCTGGGACGGTCTCAGATGATTCAGGGAGCTTACCTGGTGTAAGTGTTTTAATTAAAGGTACAAGTACTGGTGTAGAAACCGATTTTGATGGAAAGTATCAAATTACAGCTCAATCAGGTGATGTTTTGGTGTTTAGTTACTTAGGTTACAAATCTACACAAAAGAAAGTAGGAACTTCTGCTGTTATTAATGTAGTTTTACAAGAAGATAGTAGTGTTTTAGAAGAAGTTATTGTTGTAGCATATGGTACAACAACTAAAGAAGCTTTTACAGGTTCTGCAAATGTTGTTGGTGCAAAAGATTTAGCACTTAGATCTGTAACGTCTCCAATTGGAGCTATTGAGGGTAAAGCTACTGGAGTTCAGTTTGTCGCGGCGTCTGGTCAACCTGGGTCTTCTCCTAGTATTGTAATTCGTGGTGTTGGTACTTTAAACGGAAGTACAACTCCATTATACATTGTAGATGGAATACAATTTGATGGTTCTTTAGGTTCTATAAACCAAGATGATATTGCTTCTATGACAGTTTTAAAAGATGCAGCTTCAACGTCATTATATGGTTCTAGAGCAGCAAATGGTGTAGTTATTATTACAACCAAAAAAGGAAAAAAGAATAGAATGACTGTAAGTGCATCAACTCAATACAGTGTAATTACAAGATCTGTTCCTAATTATGATATGGTAGGAGCTGGTTCTTATTATGAATTAATGTGGGAAGGTTACAAGAATACAATTGGTGGTGCAAACCCAGAAATTGAAGCTTCTGCAAAAATATTTAATCAATTAGGTTATAATCCATTTAATGTAGCAAATGACCAAATTGTAGGAACAGACGGTAAATTAAACCCTAATGCAGAACTTAAATATGAGTCTTTAGATTGGTTCGATTTCTTAGAAAGAACAGGTAGTAGAAAAAACCATTCTGTAAGCGTTGCTTCTGGTGGCGAAAATCATTCTGTCTTTTACTCTGCTTCTTATTTAAAAGAAGAAGGATATGTAATTGAAAGTGATTATGAAAGAGTTACAAATAGATTAAATGCAGATTTTTCTCCAACCGATAATATTACTGTTGGAGGTAGTGTTTATATTACATCTACAAATTCTCATGGACCAACTAGTGGAGGAGGGTCTTCTACAGCAAATCCTTTTAGTTGGGCTAATAGCTTAGGTCCTATTTATCCTGTTTATCAGGTAGATATTGATGGTAAAATTGTTAATGATGCTTCAGGTAATCCTTTATACGATTTAGGAGAAGGATACCCAGATAGTAATATTCAAACAAGACCTTACAATCCAGGAAGACATGGTATTGCAGAGTTAATTTTAAATGAAGATGAAGATAAGTTAAACTTATATGGGTTTAGAAACTATTTAGAAATTAAGCTTGCAGAAGGTTTAAAAGCTAAAGTAACTTATGGTAGAGATATTCAAGACAATATTATTAAAGGTTATGAAAATGAAACAGTAGGTGATGGTGCACCAACAGGTAGATATAGTGAAGATCGTTATAGAAGAGTTGTAGAGAACTTTAATCAAGTTTTAAGTTACAATACTTCTATTAAAGATGTTCATAATATAGATGTTACTTTAGGTCATGAAAGTTTTGATAGAAACTATTCTACATTAGGTGGTATTGCTAATACTCAAACTGCTACAGGTATTTATGAATTCGACAACTTTGCAGCTGGAGATAATGTAAATGGAAATAGTACAGATCATAGAATAGAAGGTTATTTTGCTAGATTAAATTATGATTTTGATAGCAAATATTACCTAAGTGCTTCTGTAAGAAGAGATGGTACTTCTAGATTTTCTAAAGATGCACGTTGGGGAACTTTTTATTCATTAGGTGGTTCTTGGAGAATTGATCAAGAGAAATTTATGGATAATGTTTCTTTTATAGATCAATTAAAATTAAGAGCATCTTACGGTGAAATTGGTAATGAAAGAGTTGGTTCTTATTACGCTTCTCAAGCATTATATGAAATTATTCCTAACGCAGGTGCACCTGGTATTATTTGGAGTAATACAGGAAATGTAGAATTAGAGTGGGAAAACCAAGTTAGTTGGGATGTTGCTTTAGAATTTAGTATGTTTAATAATGTGTTAGATGGTTCTGTAGAATTTTACAAAAAATCTTCTCAAGATTTATTATATGAATTAGGTATTCCTCTTTCAGAAGGATTAGATGTATTCCCTACAAACTTAGGAGATCTTTACAACCAAGGTGTAGAAGTAAGTTTAACAGGTCACTTATTAAGAACAAAAGATTTTAATTGGGATTTAAGTGTACAAGCTAGTACTTTTAAAAATGAAATTACAAAAATTGATAGTCCTGCAGACAACGGAACTAAACGTTGGGAAGAAGGAAGATCTATATATGATTACTACATCTACCATTATGCAGGAGTTGATTCAGCAAATGGAGATGCTTTATACTACATGTTTGAAGATACAGATGAAGGTGGAAGAACAGCTGTTTTAAATGCAGATGGAACACAGGCAACTACTAACGATTATCAAGAAGCTGGAGAAGCGTTTACAGATACTAATAGTATTCCAGATTTATTAGGATCTATTTCTAACTCATTTAGATATAAACAATTTACATTAGATTTCTTATTTACTTTTGGTATTGGAGGAGATATTTTAGATAGTGGATATTCTTCATTAATGCACCCAGGTACTTTTGGTAGAGCTTTACATGTAGATGCAGAAAACGCTTGGAGAGCTCCAGGAGATATTACAGACGTACCTCGTTTAGAAAACGGAAATCCTAACCAAACAATTGGTAGTTCTACTCGTTTCTTAACGGATGCATCTTATGTTTCTTTAAAAAATGTAAACTTAGGATATAGTTTTGATAAGGATGTTGCAGAAAAATTAGGTTTAAGTAATTTACGTATTTCTCTTTCGGGTGAAAATATTTTTATTAGTACAGAAAGAACAGGTTTAAACCCTCAATATAGTTTATCTGGTACATCAGGCGGATATGATTATAGTCCTTCTAGAACAGTTACTTTAGGATTAAATTTAGCTTTCTAG
- a CDS encoding TlpA family protein disulfide reductase: MFKKVSILVLLTIFVSCNLEKPTVFSEKALNEKVYNLNDEASTFKEILEQHKGKKILIDVWASWCRDCIVGMPKVKELQKEFPDVVYLFLSVDEKKGSWKRGVERYNVVGEHYNLPNGMKKGDLVDFLNVSWIPRYVVVDENGGISLFNAIDAADNEVIIALKKSI; this comes from the coding sequence ATGTTTAAAAAAGTATCTATTTTAGTTCTACTAACCATTTTTGTAAGTTGTAATTTAGAGAAACCAACTGTTTTTTCTGAAAAAGCTTTAAATGAAAAAGTATATAATTTAAATGATGAAGCATCAACTTTTAAAGAAATACTTGAACAACATAAAGGAAAAAAAATACTGATTGATGTTTGGGCTTCTTGGTGTAGAGATTGTATTGTAGGAATGCCTAAAGTAAAGGAATTACAAAAAGAATTTCCGGATGTGGTTTATCTATTTTTATCTGTTGATGAAAAAAAAGGATCTTGGAAAAGAGGAGTGGAGCGCTACAATGTTGTTGGTGAGCATTACAATTTACCAAACGGAATGAAAAAAGGAGATTTGGTCGATTTTTTGAATGTTAGTTGGATTCCGAGATATGTTGTTGTGGATGAAAATGGAGGGATTTCTTTATTTAATGCCATAGATGCTGCGGATAATGAGGTTATAATTGCATTAAAAAAATCTATATAA
- a CDS encoding RagB/SusD family nutrient uptake outer membrane protein: protein MLRKINLLILGLLVVFVTSCEEEFLETTPTDSIAEADAFASVDNMFLVLNGLHRVMYAQNPISGGTSSRSGQSYYMPALDAMGAQMIHSSPGNGWMTSELRWLTHTNANFTTVSNFWYMRYHIIASSNNLINLIEANGFPEADEDVRNILGQAYAYRAWAYHQLISTFAKGYLIGDPATDAGVPLLLITGTPYTSAPRSTVQVVYDQINSDIANSISYFDGASSPENKSHLSINAAQGLKARIDLTQGKWQDAADAAIAAREGFTLLDEATWLSGFNTVELSEVIWGGTVIESETNFFQSFFYFISPTFNGSQNRSNPKLMNKEVYDAIPSTDFRINMALPWAPNTNSSASNGEGGSFETDPNYDTEEEFFAAKDSVINKYGMTSAHNTHPYMAVKFLQKNPGSIDPDDVIYMRSSEMYLIEAEAKAMLSDVSGAQTALQAFGSARDTDYDSSVFTSVDALMDHIKWQRRVELYGEGFSFHDHIRWDEGIDLTNSGADDNLYRDGYIQEKPSLNDGWIWKIPQAEIDANPNLTEADQN, encoded by the coding sequence ATGTTACGAAAAATTAATCTATTAATTTTAGGATTACTAGTAGTATTTGTTACCAGTTGTGAAGAAGAATTTCTAGAAACAACACCAACAGATTCTATTGCAGAGGCAGATGCTTTTGCAAGTGTAGACAACATGTTTTTGGTGTTAAATGGACTGCATAGAGTAATGTATGCTCAAAACCCAATATCAGGAGGAACTTCAAGTAGAAGTGGACAGAGTTATTATATGCCAGCTTTAGATGCTATGGGTGCTCAAATGATTCACTCATCACCAGGAAATGGTTGGATGACAAGTGAATTAAGATGGTTAACACATACAAATGCAAATTTTACAACAGTAAGTAATTTTTGGTACATGCGTTACCATATTATAGCATCATCTAACAATTTAATTAATTTAATTGAAGCAAATGGTTTTCCAGAAGCAGATGAAGATGTAAGAAATATTCTTGGTCAAGCTTATGCCTACAGAGCTTGGGCGTATCATCAGTTAATTTCAACTTTTGCAAAAGGATACTTAATTGGAGACCCTGCTACAGATGCTGGTGTTCCGTTATTGTTAATTACAGGTACTCCTTATACAAGTGCTCCTAGATCTACAGTTCAAGTTGTTTACGATCAAATAAATTCAGATATCGCAAATTCTATTAGCTACTTTGATGGTGCTTCTAGTCCAGAAAATAAATCTCATTTATCTATAAATGCAGCTCAAGGTTTAAAAGCAAGAATAGATTTAACACAAGGTAAATGGCAAGATGCAGCAGATGCAGCAATAGCAGCACGTGAAGGTTTTACTTTGTTAGATGAAGCTACTTGGTTATCTGGTTTTAACACAGTAGAGCTTTCTGAAGTAATTTGGGGGGGAACTGTTATTGAGTCAGAAACAAACTTTTTCCAATCTTTCTTTTACTTTATTAGTCCAACTTTTAATGGAAGTCAAAATAGATCAAACCCTAAGTTAATGAATAAAGAAGTTTATGATGCAATTCCATCTACAGACTTTAGAATTAACATGGCATTACCATGGGCTCCAAATACAAATTCTTCTGCATCTAATGGAGAAGGTGGTAGTTTTGAGACTGATCCTAATTATGATACTGAAGAAGAATTTTTTGCAGCAAAAGATTCAGTTATAAATAAATACGGTATGACTTCTGCGCACAACACACACCCATATATGGCGGTTAAGTTTTTACAGAAAAATCCAGGATCTATTGATCCAGATGATGTTATTTATATGCGTTCATCAGAAATGTATTTAATAGAAGCAGAAGCTAAAGCAATGTTATCAGATGTTTCTGGTGCTCAAACAGCTCTTCAGGCTTTTGGATCAGCAAGAGATACTGATTATGATTCTTCTGTATTTACTTCTGTAGATGCTTTAATGGATCACATTAAATGGCAAAGAAGAGTAGAGCTTTATGGAGAAGGATTTAGTTTTCATGATCACATCCGTTGGGATGAAGGAATTGATTTAACAAATTCTGGTGCTGATGATAACTTATATAGAGATGGTTATATTCAAGAAAAGCCTTCTTTAAATGATGGTTGGATTTGGAAAATTCCACAAGCAGAAATTGATGCAAATCCAAACTTAACTGAAGCGGATCAAAATTAA
- a CDS encoding DUF4136 domain-containing protein — protein sequence MKKIFLFLFSTVLLTSCNAIKVTTDYDNKVDFNQYKTFAFYKPGIDKAEISDIDKKRILRAIESELIAQGFSKSENPDMLVSIFTKSREKVDVQQNNNFGYGYGWGWNPWMMGGMNNNINVSQYTEGTLFVDFIDKKKKELVWQGIGTGALKLQNREKKEARIKEFVKEIISRFPPGKEK from the coding sequence ATGAAAAAAATATTCCTATTCCTGTTTAGTACTGTGCTATTAACCTCTTGTAATGCTATAAAAGTTACAACAGATTACGATAATAAAGTTGATTTTAATCAATACAAAACATTTGCTTTTTACAAACCAGGAATTGATAAAGCAGAAATTTCTGATATTGATAAAAAACGAATTTTACGAGCAATAGAGTCAGAACTTATAGCGCAAGGTTTTTCTAAGTCTGAGAATCCAGATATGTTGGTGAGTATATTTACCAAGTCTAGAGAAAAGGTAGATGTACAGCAAAATAATAATTTTGGATACGGTTATGGTTGGGGTTGGAATCCTTGGATGATGGGAGGCATGAATAATAATATTAACGTTTCTCAATACACAGAAGGTACGTTGTTTGTAGACTTTATAGATAAAAAGAAAAAAGAATTGGTTTGGCAAGGAATTGGAACAGGAGCTTTAAAGCTTCAGAATAGAGAAAAAAAAGAAGCTAGAATTAAAGAGTTTGTAAAAGAAATTATTTCTAGATTTCCTCCAGGGAAAGAAAAATAA
- the prmA gene encoding 50S ribosomal protein L11 methyltransferase gives MDNIYIEYNFTVTPKEPGTEILIAELGDAGFESFVENENGVTAYIQKDDWNAAVLDGLFVLNSDEFSIEYNQSEIAQTNWNAEWEKNFSPIQVEDVVSIRAPFHENPNLKYDIVIEPKMSFGTGHHETTHMMVQHLLQLDLENKKTLDMGCGTGILAIFAEMKGANPIDAIDIDNWCYENSIENVERNNCKNISVFEGEAALLSNKKYDVIIANINRNILLMDMQVYTNCLNDNGVLLLSGFYQEDIPVIDAEVSKYNLKLETVIERNNWVALKYNKL, from the coding sequence ATGGACAATATTTATATAGAATACAATTTTACAGTAACGCCAAAAGAACCTGGAACAGAAATTTTAATTGCAGAATTAGGAGATGCTGGTTTTGAGAGTTTTGTTGAAAACGAAAATGGGGTAACAGCATATATTCAGAAAGACGATTGGAATGCCGCTGTTTTAGACGGGCTTTTTGTTTTAAATTCTGATGAGTTTTCTATTGAATACAACCAGAGTGAAATAGCACAAACCAATTGGAATGCAGAATGGGAAAAGAATTTTTCTCCTATTCAGGTAGAAGATGTGGTGAGTATTCGTGCTCCGTTTCATGAGAATCCTAATTTAAAATATGATATTGTAATTGAGCCAAAAATGAGTTTTGGAACAGGTCATCATGAAACTACACACATGATGGTACAGCATTTATTACAATTAGATTTAGAAAATAAAAAGACATTAGATATGGGATGTGGAACCGGAATTTTAGCAATTTTTGCTGAAATGAAAGGTGCAAATCCTATTGATGCTATCGATATTGATAATTGGTGTTATGAGAATTCAATCGAAAACGTTGAGCGAAATAATTGTAAAAATATTTCAGTTTTTGAAGGAGAAGCAGCGCTTTTAAGCAATAAAAAATATGATGTTATTATTGCCAACATCAACAGAAATATTTTATTGATGGATATGCAGGTTTACACCAACTGTTTAAATGATAATGGAGTACTTTTATTAAGTGGTTTTTATCAAGAAGATATTCCTGTTATTGATGCTGAAGTTTCTAAATATAATTTAAAGTTAGAAACTGTAATAGAAAGAAATAATTGGGTTGCTTTGAAGTACAATAAATTGTAA
- a CDS encoding ABC transporter substrate-binding protein, translated as MQVQDQIGRMLELEKTPKRIVCLVPSLTELLVDLGLEDSIVGVTKFCIHPNYIRQTKTVVGGTKSIHIDKIKALQPDIILCNKEENTKEIVQTCEKIAPTHVSDIFTIDDNLALIKQYGKLFSIESNALKMIAEISLKLTDFKQFIKNKETKKVVYFIWKDPWMAVGNTTFINHLLELNKFDNIYQHKERYPEIDLKEMKLNTQLDFILLSSEPFPFKEEHILEIENFTPKAKAILVDGEMFSWTGSRLIKAFDYFKTLH; from the coding sequence ATGCAGGTTCAAGATCAAATAGGCCGAATGCTGGAGTTAGAAAAAACACCAAAACGGATTGTTTGTCTTGTGCCAAGTTTAACCGAATTATTGGTAGATTTAGGTTTAGAAGATTCAATTGTTGGTGTTACAAAATTTTGCATTCACCCCAACTACATAAGACAAACCAAAACAGTTGTTGGCGGTACAAAAAGTATTCATATTGATAAAATTAAGGCTTTACAGCCTGATATTATCCTTTGTAACAAAGAAGAGAATACTAAAGAAATCGTACAAACTTGCGAAAAAATTGCACCTACTCATGTTTCTGATATTTTTACGATTGATGATAATCTAGCACTTATAAAACAATACGGAAAACTATTTTCTATAGAAAGCAACGCTTTAAAAATGATTGCCGAAATCAGTCTTAAACTGACAGATTTTAAGCAATTCATCAAGAATAAAGAAACTAAAAAGGTCGTTTATTTTATTTGGAAAGATCCTTGGATGGCTGTTGGTAATACAACTTTTATCAATCATTTATTAGAGTTAAACAAGTTTGATAATATCTATCAGCATAAAGAACGCTACCCTGAAATCGATTTAAAAGAAATGAAATTAAACACTCAACTTGATTTTATCTTACTGTCTTCAGAACCATTTCCTTTTAAAGAAGAACACATCTTAGAAATAGAAAACTTTACACCTAAAGCAAAAGCGATACTTGTAGATGGAGAAATGTTTTCTTGGACAGGAAGTAGGCTTATAAAGGCTTTTGATTACTTTAAAACCTTGCATTAA